In Thunnus albacares chromosome 10, fThuAlb1.1, whole genome shotgun sequence, a single window of DNA contains:
- the si:dkey-237j10.2 gene encoding uncharacterized protein si:dkey-237j10.2 — protein sequence MLAEGFLRVLRYREERKFASKQHKTQAHANRTDPLNCDLSNSTDRQTDSAEAGPNQEQLDSNHASGLRVLPQGPMGLLIPGCSPILALDHDLTVCLDSCSLLEQYPDLQVADSGLIPHNPLRATITQRELYTQSPSASEVCTAQQDLQNEPLSSIPDQGYLVMGASVNISLDLPGSGLEPMSNSVLNGLLDKQLEEVYLQHLTDNLARCNSHLGNSLLHGLVPPPQPSSQAEGPESLEASLVESGRKISYLSTHNLAPCSSTFSSPVLRISEADSTHLQ from the exons ATGTTGGCTGAAGGTTTTCTCAGAGTGCTGCGTTACAGGGAGGAAAGAAAATTTGCGTCTaagcagcacaaaacacagGCACACGCTAACCGTACGGATCCGTTGAACTGTGATCTCTCAAACTCTACAGACCGACAGACAGATTCAGCAGAAGCAG GTCCAAACCAGGAACAACTAGACTCCAACCATGCCAGTGGGCTGAGAGTGCTGCCTCAAGGTCCTATGGGTCTCTTAATCCCTGGCTGTTCACCCATCCTCGCCCTGGACCATGACCTAACAGTCTGCTTAGACAGTTGTAGCCTCTTGGAGCAGTATCCAGACCTACAGGTGGCTGACTCAGGCCTCATCCCACACAACCCACTGAGAGCCACCATCACTCAGCGCGAGTTGTACACTCAATCTCCATCAGCCTCTGAGGTTTGCACAGCCCAGCAGGATCTGCAAAATGAGCCTCTCTCATCGATACCAGACCAGGGTTATCTGGTTATGGGGGCCAGTGTGAACATCAGCCTGGATCTGCCCGGCTCAGGGTTGGAGCCTATGTCTAATTCGGTGCTGAACGGGCTGCTGGACAAACAGCTGGAGGAGGTGTACCTGCAGCACCTGACTGACAACTTGGCTCGGTGCAACTCCCACCTGGGGAACAGCCTCCTGCATGGCCTGGTGCCGCCCCCGCAGCCCAGCAGCCAGGCAGAGGGGCCAGAATCACTGGAGGCCAGTCTGGTGGAAAGCGGCAGGAAGATCAGCTACCTGAGCACCCACAACTTAGCTCCCTGCTCATCCACCTTCAGCTCCCCTGTGCTGCGGATTTCAGAGGCTGACAGTACCCATCTCCAGTGA